AAAGTTTTTCAGTATAGAAACCATGGATTTTCTTTCTCTTTGCGTTATACTATAAGAAATCAAAGAGGAGGTACCTATTATGAAGGTTGTTGTCGCCATTGATTCATTCAAAGGATGTCTTTCTTCGGCAGAAGCCGGAAATGCAGTAAAAGCCGGAGTCTTATCCGCAATCCCCGACGCCCGGGTGATCGTCAAACCCCTGGCAGACGGCGGAGAGGGAACCACCGACGCCCTCATTGAGGGACTGGGCGGGACCCGCATAGACTTAGAAGTGACCGGACCCATGGGAACTCCTGTATCTGCATACTACGGATACATCCCGGATCAGAAAACCGCGGTCATCGAGATGGCCAGCGCCGCCGGTATCACTCTGGTCCCGGACGCCGAGAAAAATCCTCTCGCCGCCACCACCTACGGAGTCGGGGAAATGATCCTGGACGCCATCCGGCGCGGCTGCCGCAAGTTCATCATCGGGATCGGCGGAAGCGCTACAAACGATGGCGGCCTTGGCATGTTGAAGGCGCTGGGATTTACTTTCCTTGATGAAAATGGAAATGACGTGGGAGAAGGCGCGCAGGCTCTCTCAAAGATTGAAACCATCTCCGCAGAAAACGCAGATCCCCTTCTTGCGGACTGCCAGTTCCAGGTGGCCTGCGACGTGACCAA
This window of the Massilistercora timonensis genome carries:
- a CDS encoding glycerate kinase — its product is MKVVVAIDSFKGCLSSAEAGNAVKAGVLSAIPDARVIVKPLADGGEGTTDALIEGLGGTRIDLEVTGPMGTPVSAYYGYIPDQKTAVIEMASAAGITLVPDAEKNPLAATTYGVGEMILDAIRRGCRKFIIGIGGSATNDGGLGMLKALGFTFLDENGNDVGEGAQALSKIETISAENADPLLADCQFQVACDVTNPLCGPNGATYIYGPQKGVTKDLLIPIDQGMAHYAKITAQATGTQYLEAPGAGAAGGLGFAFLSYLKAALVPGIDLILNAIRLEEELSDADVVVTGEGRLDHQTAMGKAPVGVARLARKYHATVLAFAGSVTKDASACNNAGIDAFFPVVRGVTTLEEAMDPQNARENLRATAEQVFRLLALS